In Micromonospora purpureochromogenes, a single window of DNA contains:
- a CDS encoding penicillin-binding transpeptidase domain-containing protein: MPVSYPLRRSRTRIRPALAALTATVLAAGALTGCSDGDGPERTVDAFLAGWRSGHLGAVGFIDPTGARLPATEVAKEIKDLSGELAATPPTLRRSGDAEVTKDIATAKVRVEWALPGKTSWAYDRPVRLRQGRDDQWQVIWEPQLVQEQLGEGDRLTVRRTASPRAGVLDAAGQPIVAPRQVVRVGVQPSEVTDVKALVRELDGAFKAVRPALDPPVDLSDLPKRLSEADPGAFVEVVTLRDEAYRQIRSRIYDLPGTRFPAEKRDLAPTREFARALLGSIDEAQADDLAAHPDRYAKGDLVGHGGLQGRYDDRLRGTPGLAVLVQGPAGPDGTPEPTEVFRHEPQPGQPLKTTLDVATQNAADAALRAEKRRSALVAVRISDGAVLAAANGPGAAGENLAFTAQVPPGSTFKVVSALGLLDGGAVGVDSVVDCPKTFTVDGRPFKNSDDFVLGKVPFRTDFARSCNTAFASLAPKLGPDGLAVTGRTLGLEGSWDLGTDAFTGKVSANGSPVEQAAAAIGQGTTVVSPLAMAGATAAVARGRWEQPKLVLDPAPARPAEPGPQLKAESLEPLKAMMREVVTAGTAKALADVPGGPVYGKTGTAEYDNNPAHTHAWFVGWQGDVAFAVFVEQGGSSTSSAVPISERFLRALS; the protein is encoded by the coding sequence ATGCCCGTGTCGTACCCGCTCCGCCGTTCCCGTACGCGCATCCGGCCGGCCCTCGCGGCGCTGACCGCCACCGTGCTGGCGGCCGGCGCGCTCACCGGGTGTTCGGACGGTGACGGACCGGAGCGGACCGTCGACGCCTTCCTGGCCGGCTGGCGCTCCGGCCACCTCGGCGCGGTCGGGTTCATCGACCCGACCGGCGCCCGGCTGCCGGCCACCGAGGTCGCCAAGGAGATCAAGGACCTCTCCGGCGAGCTGGCCGCCACCCCGCCCACCCTGCGCCGCTCCGGCGACGCCGAGGTCACCAAGGACATCGCCACCGCCAAGGTCCGGGTGGAGTGGGCGCTGCCGGGAAAGACCAGCTGGGCGTACGACCGGCCGGTGCGGCTGCGTCAGGGCCGGGACGACCAGTGGCAGGTGATCTGGGAGCCGCAGCTGGTGCAGGAGCAGCTCGGCGAGGGCGACCGGTTGACGGTACGCCGGACCGCCAGCCCCCGGGCCGGGGTGCTGGACGCCGCCGGGCAGCCCATCGTGGCGCCCCGACAGGTGGTCCGGGTCGGTGTACAGCCCAGCGAGGTGACCGACGTCAAGGCGCTGGTCAGGGAGCTCGACGGGGCGTTCAAGGCGGTCCGGCCGGCGCTGGATCCCCCGGTCGACCTCTCCGACCTGCCGAAACGGCTCAGCGAGGCGGATCCGGGTGCCTTCGTCGAGGTGGTGACGCTGCGGGACGAGGCGTACCGGCAGATCAGGTCGCGCATCTACGACCTGCCCGGCACCAGGTTCCCCGCCGAGAAGCGGGACCTGGCCCCCACCCGGGAGTTCGCCCGGGCGCTGCTCGGCTCGATCGACGAGGCGCAGGCCGACGACCTGGCCGCCCACCCCGACCGGTACGCCAAGGGCGACCTGGTCGGGCACGGCGGTCTCCAGGGTCGCTACGACGACCGCCTGCGCGGCACCCCCGGGCTCGCCGTGCTCGTGCAGGGGCCGGCCGGTCCCGACGGCACCCCGGAGCCGACCGAGGTCTTCCGGCACGAGCCGCAGCCCGGCCAGCCGCTGAAGACCACCCTCGACGTGGCCACCCAGAACGCCGCCGACGCCGCCCTGCGCGCCGAGAAGCGCCGCTCGGCGCTGGTGGCGGTACGGATCAGCGACGGCGCGGTGCTCGCCGCGGCCAACGGGCCGGGCGCGGCCGGGGAGAACCTGGCCTTCACCGCCCAGGTGCCGCCCGGCTCCACCTTCAAGGTGGTCAGCGCCCTCGGCCTGCTGGACGGCGGCGCGGTCGGGGTCGACTCCGTCGTGGACTGCCCGAAGACGTTCACCGTGGACGGACGGCCCTTCAAGAACTCCGACGACTTCGTCCTCGGCAAGGTGCCGTTCCGCACCGACTTCGCCAGGTCCTGCAACACCGCCTTCGCGTCCCTGGCGCCGAAGCTCGGCCCCGACGGGCTGGCCGTCACCGGCCGTACCCTCGGCCTGGAGGGCAGCTGGGACCTCGGCACGGACGCCTTCACCGGCAAGGTCTCGGCCAACGGCTCGCCGGTCGAGCAGGCCGCCGCCGCGATCGGTCAGGGCACCACCGTGGTCAGCCCGCTGGCCATGGCCGGGGCCACCGCCGCGGTCGCCCGTGGGCGCTGGGAGCAGCCGAAACTGGTGCTCGACCCGGCCCCGGCCAGGCCGGCGGAGCCCGGCCCGCAGCTCAAGGCCGAGTCGCTGGAGCCGCTGAAGGCGATGATGCGCGAGGTGGTCACCGCCGGCACCGCGAAGGCGCTGGCGGACGTCCCCGGCGGCCCGGTGTACGGCAAGACCGGCACCGCCGAGTACGACAACAACCCGGCGCACACCCACGCCTGGTTCGTCGGCTGGCAGGGCGACGTCGCGTTCGCGGTCTTCGTCGAGCAGGGCGGTTCGAGCACGTCCAGCGCGGTCCCGATCAGCGAACGTTTCCTCCGCGCCCTCAGCTGA
- a CDS encoding NAD-glutamate dehydrogenase has translation MDRRPAIKPGPDLRQADTGRDDSFDSATDGDGVGRLDTGVTGMTGSSIDTLYDLGLPSEALGDDAEDAELDEPVPNAERLVAQAVALAGDDHDAATLVGRFWRFAPDEELIGFTAEEMLDAARAHRDLAQQRVPGELKLRIHEPDAEQHHTVIEIVTDDMPFLVDSVTALLNSHHLDVHLLVHPLVVVRREPLGRLTEVSADVEPDDAIAGDLVESWMRIEIDPVRDAGEREKLRRELQRVLTDVREAVEDWPKMRQRALALADELASARTSDNRPPVPEKDITDSVELLRWLAHDHFTFLGYREYRLVDSDGGDGPGLEAVLGTGLGILRSDSPEARALSSMTPEAHEKVMEKRLLIITKANSRATVHRSAYLDYIGFKIFNEAGEVVGERRFLGLFSTAAYRTSVRELPVVRRKVAEVLDRSGLSQRSHSGKDLLQILETYPRDELFQIKTDDLYHAVVGVLRMAGRRQLRVFLRRDAYGRFISCLIYLPRDRFTTQNRLRMQDILLHELNGVGVDYTTRVTESMLARVHFIVRTDPTHPPGDVDADLLAEELADATRLWDDDYRLVLERKLGDEQAKHLFSRYADAFPEGYKDGHTPYEAMKDLAKLELLEEPGQLEMHLFRKQLAPRGPGADADDAMDVRFKVYRYGEPMMLSAVLPVLHSLGVAVVDEHPYEVDRVDGRVFLYDFGLRLPEGHQELAEVRPHVENAFAAAWRGEAEVDGFNELVLRGGLTWRQVVVLRAYAKYMRQAGTVFSQDYMEQTFIAYPQIAALLVELFEARFAPGSASIEERRQRSDELVGAIGAALDDVASLDQDRILRAYLTLIQATLRTSFYQKPVGGRPKSYVAFKLDPQAIPDLPAPRPKFEIFVYSPRFEGVHLRFGPVARGGLRWSDRREDFRTEVLGLVKAQMVKNAVIVPVGAKGGFVLKQKPGDRDEAVACYKEFVGAMLDVTDNIVGGEIVPPTDVVRHDADDPYLVVAADKGTATFSDIANEISAAHQFWLGDAFASGGSAGYDHKKMGITARGAWESVKRHFRELGHDTQTQDFTVVGVGDMSGDVFGNGMLLSEHIRLVAAFDHRHIFLDPDPDAATSYAERKRLFELPRSSWEDYDRKLISEGGGIFPRTAKSIPITPQVRAVLDLDEDTTQLSPQELMKAILTAPVDLFWNGGIGTYVKASTQTNAEVGDKSNDAIRVDGKSLRCRVVGEGGNLGCTQLGRIEYALAGGRMYTDFIDNAAGVDCSDHEVNIKILLNTAVADGALDVPARDELLAEMTDEVAELVLRDNYDQARAINNSQAQAASLLPVHRRMINELERAGQLDRALEALPPDEELAVRTESGLTAPEFAVLLAYVKIVLEREILAEGLADEEWTTEVLVNYFPTPMRERFADRMAQHRLRRDIVTTVLVNEAINRGGISFVFRVVEETAASAADVIRAYVVVREVFGLRELWDAVEALDNKVSPELQTSVYLDTRRLLDRAVRWLVTNRRSPIDVPAEINRLRDGVARLLPDLEDRFYGSERESLAAHIDSMTDRGLPRDLAEQATRLMYSFGLLDVVETATSSGRDVGEVASVYFVLSDLFRVDSLLSKISLLPREDRWQTLARMALRYDLYAALAALTAEVLGSTPDNLPSNERVLQWEQSNATSIHRARRAMGEFDESRADLAALSVLLRQIRTLVRTSAAA, from the coding sequence ATGGACCGGCGTCCGGCGATCAAACCGGGACCCGACCTCCGGCAGGCTGACACCGGCCGGGACGACAGCTTCGATTCGGCGACCGACGGGGACGGCGTCGGCCGACTCGACACAGGAGTTACCGGGATGACCGGTTCGAGTATCGACACCCTCTACGACCTGGGGCTTCCTTCCGAAGCGCTCGGTGACGACGCGGAGGACGCGGAGCTCGACGAGCCGGTACCCAACGCGGAGCGGCTGGTCGCCCAGGCGGTGGCGCTGGCCGGCGACGACCACGACGCGGCCACCCTGGTGGGCCGTTTCTGGCGGTTTGCGCCCGACGAGGAACTGATCGGATTCACCGCCGAGGAGATGCTCGACGCCGCCAGGGCGCACCGGGACCTGGCCCAGCAGCGGGTGCCGGGCGAGCTGAAACTGCGCATCCACGAGCCGGACGCCGAGCAGCACCACACGGTCATCGAGATCGTCACCGACGACATGCCGTTCCTGGTCGACTCGGTGACCGCGCTGCTCAACTCCCACCACCTCGACGTGCACCTGCTGGTGCACCCGCTGGTCGTGGTGCGGCGGGAGCCGCTCGGCCGGCTGACCGAGGTCTCCGCCGACGTCGAGCCGGACGACGCGATCGCCGGCGACCTGGTCGAGAGCTGGATGCGGATCGAGATCGACCCGGTCCGGGACGCGGGGGAGCGGGAGAAGCTGCGCCGCGAGCTGCAGCGGGTGCTCACCGACGTGCGCGAGGCGGTGGAGGACTGGCCGAAGATGCGCCAGCGCGCCCTGGCGCTGGCCGACGAACTGGCCTCGGCCCGGACCTCCGACAACCGTCCGCCCGTGCCTGAGAAGGACATCACCGACTCGGTGGAGCTGCTGCGCTGGCTGGCCCACGACCACTTCACCTTCCTCGGCTACCGGGAGTACCGGCTGGTCGACAGCGACGGCGGTGACGGACCGGGGCTGGAGGCGGTGCTCGGCACCGGGCTGGGCATCCTGCGGTCGGACTCGCCGGAGGCCCGGGCGCTGTCGTCGATGACGCCCGAGGCGCACGAGAAGGTGATGGAGAAGCGCCTGCTGATCATCACCAAGGCGAACTCCCGGGCGACCGTGCACCGCTCGGCCTACCTGGACTACATCGGGTTCAAGATCTTCAACGAGGCCGGCGAGGTGGTCGGGGAGCGGCGCTTCCTCGGCCTGTTCTCCACCGCCGCGTACCGGACCAGCGTCCGTGAGCTGCCGGTGGTCCGACGCAAGGTCGCCGAGGTGCTGGACCGCTCCGGCCTGAGCCAGCGCAGCCACTCCGGCAAGGACCTGCTGCAGATCCTGGAGACCTACCCGCGCGACGAGCTGTTCCAGATCAAGACCGACGACCTGTACCACGCCGTGGTCGGCGTGCTGCGGATGGCCGGTCGCCGGCAGCTGCGGGTCTTCCTGCGTCGGGACGCGTACGGGCGGTTCATCTCCTGCCTGATCTACCTGCCCCGGGACCGGTTCACCACCCAGAACCGGCTGCGCATGCAGGACATCCTGCTGCACGAGCTGAACGGCGTCGGGGTGGACTACACCACCCGGGTGACCGAGTCGATGCTGGCCCGGGTGCACTTCATCGTCCGGACCGACCCGACCCACCCGCCCGGCGACGTCGACGCCGACCTGCTCGCCGAGGAACTGGCCGACGCCACCCGGCTCTGGGACGACGACTACCGGCTGGTGCTGGAGCGCAAGCTCGGCGACGAGCAGGCCAAGCACCTGTTCAGCCGGTACGCCGACGCCTTCCCGGAGGGCTACAAGGACGGCCACACGCCGTACGAGGCGATGAAGGACCTGGCCAAGCTGGAGCTGCTGGAGGAGCCCGGCCAGCTGGAGATGCACCTGTTCCGCAAGCAGCTCGCTCCGCGCGGGCCCGGCGCGGACGCCGACGACGCGATGGACGTGCGCTTCAAGGTCTACCGGTACGGCGAGCCGATGATGCTCTCCGCCGTGCTGCCGGTGCTGCACTCGCTGGGCGTCGCGGTGGTCGACGAGCACCCGTACGAGGTGGACCGGGTCGACGGCCGGGTCTTCCTGTACGACTTCGGCCTGCGCCTGCCCGAGGGGCACCAGGAACTGGCCGAGGTGCGTCCGCACGTGGAGAACGCCTTCGCCGCCGCCTGGCGGGGCGAGGCCGAGGTGGACGGCTTCAACGAGCTGGTCCTGCGCGGCGGTCTCACCTGGCGGCAGGTGGTGGTGCTGCGGGCGTACGCGAAGTACATGCGCCAGGCCGGCACCGTCTTCTCCCAGGACTACATGGAGCAGACCTTCATCGCGTACCCGCAGATCGCCGCCCTGCTGGTGGAGCTCTTCGAGGCGCGGTTCGCCCCGGGCTCGGCGAGCATCGAGGAGCGCCGGCAGCGCAGCGACGAGCTGGTCGGCGCCATCGGCGCGGCCCTGGACGACGTGGCCAGCCTGGACCAGGACCGGATCCTACGGGCGTACCTGACGCTGATCCAGGCCACCCTGCGGACGAGCTTCTACCAGAAGCCGGTCGGCGGGCGGCCCAAGTCGTACGTGGCGTTCAAGCTGGACCCGCAGGCCATCCCGGACCTGCCGGCCCCGCGGCCGAAGTTCGAAATCTTCGTGTACTCGCCCCGGTTCGAGGGCGTGCACCTGCGGTTCGGGCCGGTGGCCCGGGGCGGGCTGCGCTGGTCCGACCGGCGGGAGGACTTCCGCACCGAGGTGCTCGGCCTGGTCAAGGCGCAGATGGTGAAGAACGCCGTGATCGTGCCGGTGGGCGCCAAGGGCGGCTTCGTGCTCAAGCAGAAGCCGGGGGACCGCGACGAGGCGGTCGCCTGCTACAAGGAGTTCGTCGGCGCGATGCTCGACGTCACCGACAACATCGTCGGCGGCGAGATCGTGCCGCCGACCGACGTGGTCCGGCACGACGCCGACGACCCGTACCTGGTGGTGGCGGCGGACAAGGGCACCGCCACGTTCTCCGACATCGCCAACGAGATCTCGGCGGCGCACCAGTTCTGGCTGGGCGACGCGTTCGCCTCCGGCGGCTCCGCCGGGTACGACCACAAGAAGATGGGCATCACCGCCCGGGGCGCCTGGGAATCGGTCAAGCGGCACTTCCGCGAGCTGGGCCACGACACCCAGACCCAGGACTTCACGGTGGTCGGCGTCGGTGACATGTCCGGTGACGTGTTCGGCAACGGGATGCTGCTCTCGGAGCACATCCGGCTGGTGGCCGCCTTCGACCACCGGCACATCTTCCTGGACCCGGACCCGGACGCGGCCACCTCGTACGCCGAGCGGAAGCGGCTGTTCGAGCTGCCCCGGTCGTCGTGGGAGGACTACGACCGGAAGCTGATCTCGGAGGGCGGCGGGATCTTCCCGCGTACCGCCAAGTCGATCCCGATCACGCCGCAGGTCCGGGCGGTGCTCGACCTCGACGAGGACACGACGCAGCTCAGCCCGCAGGAGCTGATGAAGGCGATCCTCACCGCGCCGGTCGACCTGTTCTGGAACGGCGGCATCGGCACCTACGTGAAGGCGTCGACGCAGACCAACGCCGAGGTGGGCGACAAGTCCAACGACGCGATCCGGGTGGACGGCAAGAGCCTGCGCTGCCGGGTGGTCGGCGAGGGTGGCAACCTGGGCTGCACGCAGCTCGGCCGGATCGAGTACGCCCTGGCCGGCGGACGGATGTACACCGACTTCATCGACAACGCGGCCGGAGTGGACTGCTCCGACCACGAGGTGAACATCAAGATTCTGCTCAACACGGCGGTCGCCGACGGCGCGCTGGACGTCCCCGCGCGGGACGAGCTGCTCGCCGAGATGACCGACGAGGTCGCCGAGCTGGTGCTGCGGGACAACTACGACCAGGCGCGGGCGATCAACAACTCCCAGGCCCAGGCCGCGTCGCTGCTCCCGGTGCACCGGCGGATGATCAACGAGCTGGAGCGGGCCGGTCAACTCGACCGGGCCCTGGAGGCGCTGCCGCCGGACGAGGAACTGGCGGTCCGCACCGAGTCCGGGCTGACCGCGCCGGAGTTCGCGGTCCTGCTCGCGTACGTCAAGATCGTGCTGGAGCGGGAGATCCTGGCCGAGGGGCTGGCCGACGAGGAGTGGACGACCGAGGTCCTGGTCAACTACTTCCCGACGCCGATGCGCGAGCGCTTCGCCGACCGGATGGCCCAGCACCGGCTGCGCCGCGACATCGTCACCACGGTGCTGGTCAACGAGGCGATCAACCGGGGCGGCATCTCGTTCGTCTTCCGGGTCGTCGAGGAGACGGCCGCGTCGGCGGCGGACGTGATCCGGGCGTACGTGGTGGTCCGCGAGGTCTTCGGGCTGCGCGAGCTCTGGGACGCCGTCGAGGCGCTGGACAACAAGGTCTCCCCGGAGCTGCAGACCAGCGTCTACCTGGACACCCGGCGGCTGCTCGACCGCGCGGTGCGCTGGCTGGTCACCAACCGGCGCTCGCCGATCGACGTGCCGGCCGAGATCAACCGGCTGCGCGACGGCGTGGCCCGGCTCCTGCCGGACCTGGAGGACCGCTTCTACGGCAGCGAGCGGGAATCGCTGGCGGCGCACATCGACTCGATGACCGACCGGGGCCTGCCGCGCGACCTGGCCGAGCAGGCGACCCGGCTGATGTACAGCTTCGGGCTGCTGGACGTGGTGGAGACGGCCACCTCCAGCGGGCGGGACGTGGGCGAGGTGGCCTCGGTCTACTTCGTCCTGTCCGACCTGTTCCGGGTGGACTCCCTGCTGTCGAAGATCTCCCTGCTGCCGCGGGAGGACCGCTGGCAGACGCTGGCCCGGATGGCGCTGCGCTACGACCTGTACGCCGCGCTGGCCGCGCTCACCGCGGAGGTTCTCGGCTCGACCCCGGACAACCTGCCCTCGAACGAGCGGGTGCTCCAGTGGGAGCAGTCGAACGCCACCTCGATCCACCGCGCCCGCCGGGCGATGGGGGAGTTCGACGAGTCGCGGGCCGACCTGGCCGCCCTGTCGGTGCTGCTGCGCCAGATCCGCACCCTGGTGCGGACCTCCGCCGCCGCCTGA
- a CDS encoding class F sortase — protein sequence MASSDQTATRAGGRHGRPWRAAGAAVVVLLAMVGAGMIGASLRTEPPPRPPQPRAQSAPQTPAAEPDAVSGEGPVEAVEVPPAALSRSAPSTISIPRIGVDAEIMTLGTNPDGTVQVPPLDQAQRAGWYSPGPSPGEVGNAVIVGHVDSAKLGPAVFFELGALLPGDTITVTRADGVKATFAVDEVRSYPKVSFPTELVYGPNDKPALRVVTCGGEFDQAAGSYPDNIVVLATLTA from the coding sequence ATGGCCTCGTCTGACCAGACGGCGACACGGGCCGGCGGCCGTCACGGGAGACCGTGGCGCGCCGCCGGCGCCGCCGTCGTCGTCCTGCTGGCCATGGTGGGCGCCGGCATGATCGGCGCGTCGCTGCGGACCGAACCGCCGCCCCGCCCCCCTCAGCCGCGGGCCCAGTCCGCCCCGCAGACCCCCGCCGCCGAGCCGGACGCCGTATCCGGCGAAGGCCCGGTCGAGGCGGTGGAGGTGCCCCCCGCCGCGTTGTCCCGATCCGCCCCCAGCACCATTTCGATCCCGCGCATCGGGGTCGACGCCGAGATCATGACGTTGGGCACCAACCCGGACGGCACCGTCCAGGTCCCCCCGCTGGACCAGGCCCAGCGTGCCGGCTGGTACTCCCCCGGGCCCAGCCCTGGCGAGGTCGGCAACGCGGTGATCGTCGGGCACGTCGACTCGGCGAAGCTCGGCCCCGCCGTCTTCTTCGAACTCGGCGCGCTGTTGCCGGGTGACACCATCACCGTCACCCGCGCCGACGGGGTCAAGGCCACCTTCGCCGTCGACGAGGTCCGGTCGTACCCGAAGGTGTCCTTTCCCACCGAGCTGGTGTACGGCCCGAACGACAAGCCCGCCCTGCGGGTGGTGACCTGCGGCGGCGAGTTCGACCAGGCCGCCGGCAGCTACCCCGACAACATCGTCGTCCTCGCGACGTTGACCGCGTGA
- a CDS encoding glycoside hydrolase family 6 protein — translation MNLWRNLSGRRRTVALAGASVLVAGGMVAIPVTAAQAATQCSVDYTTSDWPGGFTATVTIKNLGDPVSSWNLGFTFPNSSQKVQQGWSAKWSQTGQNVTAASESWNGSLGTGASTSIGFNGAWSGSNPKPTSFTLNGTVCNGGNPTPTPTNPTPTPTNPTPTPTDPTPTPTPTTPGQKVDNPYVGVKGYVNPEWKAKADAEPGGSRVSNNPTAVWLDRIAAINGTTGSSSNGSMGVRDHLDKALAQGAGYIQFVIYNLPGRDCAALASNGELGPEELPRYKAEYIDPIAAIQADPKYAGLRIVNIIEIDSLPNLVTNTSGQPGGTAMCDTVKANGAYVNGVGYALAKLGAIGNVYNYIDAAHHGWIGWDSNLGPTATQLYQAATASGSTVKNVHGFIVNTANYSALREPYIKITDTVNGQTVRQSKWIDWNQYVDELSFAQAFRAKLVSTGFDANIGMLIDTSRNGWGGTARPTGPGATTSVDTYVNGGRIDRRIHAGNWCNQAGAGLGERPKAAPEPGIDAYVWVKPPGESDGSSSLIPNNEGKGFDRMCDPTYTGNARNGNSLSGALPNAPISGAWFSAQFQELMKNAYPAL, via the coding sequence ATGAATCTGTGGAGAAACCTGTCCGGCCGGCGCCGGACGGTCGCGCTAGCCGGTGCGAGCGTCCTGGTCGCGGGCGGGATGGTGGCCATCCCGGTCACCGCGGCGCAGGCCGCGACCCAGTGCAGCGTCGACTACACCACCAGCGACTGGCCGGGCGGGTTCACCGCCACCGTCACCATCAAGAACCTCGGTGACCCGGTCAGCTCCTGGAACCTCGGCTTCACCTTCCCGAACAGCAGCCAGAAGGTGCAGCAGGGCTGGTCGGCGAAGTGGTCGCAGACGGGCCAGAACGTCACCGCGGCCAGCGAGTCCTGGAACGGGTCGCTCGGCACCGGCGCCAGCACCAGCATCGGGTTCAACGGCGCCTGGAGCGGCAGCAACCCGAAGCCGACCTCGTTCACCCTGAACGGGACGGTCTGCAACGGCGGCAACCCGACGCCGACGCCGACGAACCCCACGCCGACGCCCACCAACCCGACCCCGACGCCCACGGACCCCACTCCCACCCCGACGCCGACCACCCCCGGCCAGAAGGTGGACAACCCGTACGTCGGGGTCAAGGGGTACGTGAACCCGGAGTGGAAGGCGAAGGCGGACGCCGAGCCCGGCGGCAGCCGGGTGTCGAACAACCCGACCGCCGTCTGGCTGGACCGGATCGCCGCCATCAACGGCACCACCGGCAGCAGCTCCAACGGCTCGATGGGCGTGCGTGACCACCTGGACAAGGCCCTGGCCCAGGGGGCCGGCTACATCCAGTTCGTCATCTACAACCTGCCCGGCCGGGACTGCGCGGCGCTCGCCTCCAACGGTGAGCTGGGTCCGGAGGAACTGCCCCGGTACAAGGCCGAGTACATCGACCCGATCGCGGCGATCCAGGCCGACCCGAAGTACGCCGGCCTGCGCATCGTCAACATCATCGAGATCGACTCGCTGCCGAACCTGGTGACCAACACCTCCGGCCAGCCCGGCGGCACCGCGATGTGCGACACGGTCAAGGCCAACGGCGCGTACGTCAACGGTGTCGGGTACGCCCTGGCCAAGCTGGGCGCCATCGGCAACGTCTACAACTACATCGACGCCGCCCACCACGGCTGGATCGGCTGGGACAGCAACCTCGGCCCAACCGCGACCCAGCTCTACCAGGCCGCCACCGCCTCCGGCAGCACCGTGAAGAACGTGCACGGCTTCATCGTCAACACCGCGAACTACTCGGCGCTGCGTGAGCCGTACATCAAGATCACCGACACGGTGAACGGGCAGACCGTCCGGCAGTCCAAGTGGATCGACTGGAACCAGTACGTCGACGAGCTTTCGTTCGCCCAGGCGTTCCGCGCCAAGCTGGTCTCCACCGGCTTCGACGCCAACATCGGCATGCTGATCGACACCTCCCGCAACGGCTGGGGCGGCACCGCCCGACCCACCGGCCCGGGCGCGACGACCAGCGTGGACACCTACGTCAACGGTGGCCGCATCGACCGCCGCATCCACGCCGGCAACTGGTGCAACCAGGCCGGCGCGGGCCTCGGCGAGCGGCCCAAGGCCGCGCCGGAGCCGGGCATCGACGCGTACGTCTGGGTCAAGCCCCCGGGCGAGTCGGACGGCTCCAGCAGCCTGATCCCGAACAACGAGGGCAAGGGCTTCGACCGGATGTGCGACCCGACCTACACCGGCAACGCCCGCAACGGCAACAGCCTCAGCGGCGCCCTGCCGAACGCGCCGATCTCCGGCGCCTGGTTCTCCGCACAGTTCCAGGAGCTCATGAAGAACGCCTACCCGGCGCTCTGA